A single genomic interval of Lentimicrobium saccharophilum harbors:
- the pheT gene encoding phenylalanine--tRNA ligase subunit beta, with amino-acid sequence MKISYNWLRDYLDTNLSIEELSHLLTDIGLEVEAVETFESLKGGLKGVVTGEVITCERHPNADKLSVTTVDVGGADLLHIVCGAPNVAAGQKVVVATTGTIIHKGDESFEIRKSKIRGEVSEGMICAEDELGVGDSHDGIMVLPSDVKIGIPAAEYFGVTNDVVFEIGLTPNRADAASHLGVARDLAAALTARHPEHRTAGVRKPDVSGFKPDNNNLPVAVIVEDAMACPRYSGITVSGIKVGPSPAWLADRLKAIGVRPVNNVVDVTNYVLFEYGQPLHAFDAAQIAGNTVVVRKMPEGTPFVTLDEVERKLGAEDLMICSSSEPMCIAGVFGGIRSGVSGSTTAVFLESACFNPVSVRKTSKLHMLKTDASFRFERGTDPEITVTALKRAALLIKEICGGEISTGVVDVYPEPVIHRRINLSYDYVNRFTGQEIPEADIKVILKGLEIGIVSESAGGLELDIPPFKVDVFGIADVIEEILRIYGYNKIEAGDKLNSSISYHQRPDREKLQNLVADYLSSNGFNEIMTNSLSSSAYYEGGAWFDPEKCVKMLNPLSRELDVMRQTLLFSGLESVAYNLNRRQLNLKFYEFGTVYEQTGANVKGDIVRSYREQKLLALFVTGRLVPESWYNSESSADFYQLRSYVTALLAKTGIDQRRLQVAESLPPFFTAGSVYTLNGKAIYCIGRLHVKLLKQFGIGQPVFYAGIHWDNLIGVIRNHSVSYSEVSRFPEVRRDLALVLDKSVKYADLEAVAFRTGKQLLKKVNLFDVYEGDKIEAGKKSYAISFILQDETKTLTDKEIDKFMDRLAAALETETGARVRR; translated from the coding sequence ATGAAGATTTCATACAACTGGCTCAGAGATTACCTTGATACAAACCTTTCCATTGAAGAACTTTCGCATCTGCTCACCGATATCGGACTTGAAGTGGAGGCTGTTGAGACGTTTGAATCGCTGAAAGGCGGATTGAAAGGGGTAGTAACCGGTGAAGTGATTACCTGTGAGCGTCATCCCAACGCGGATAAGCTCAGTGTTACGACCGTTGATGTGGGAGGGGCCGATCTGCTTCATATTGTTTGCGGAGCACCCAATGTGGCCGCCGGTCAGAAGGTGGTGGTTGCTACAACAGGTACAATCATCCATAAAGGGGATGAGTCTTTTGAAATCAGGAAATCGAAAATACGCGGTGAGGTATCCGAAGGAATGATATGTGCCGAAGATGAACTGGGCGTTGGTGATTCTCACGACGGAATCATGGTTCTGCCATCTGATGTAAAGATTGGTATTCCTGCAGCAGAATATTTCGGGGTGACCAATGATGTAGTATTCGAGATCGGACTGACACCCAACAGGGCGGATGCCGCATCGCACCTGGGCGTGGCAAGGGATCTGGCTGCGGCCCTTACCGCCAGGCATCCGGAACATCGCACCGCCGGAGTCAGAAAACCGGATGTCAGTGGATTTAAACCCGATAACAACAATCTGCCGGTTGCTGTTATTGTGGAAGATGCCATGGCCTGCCCCAGATACTCGGGGATCACCGTTTCAGGGATAAAGGTCGGTCCATCGCCGGCCTGGCTTGCCGACCGTCTGAAAGCCATCGGCGTAAGACCGGTCAACAATGTGGTGGATGTCACCAACTATGTTTTGTTTGAATATGGCCAGCCCCTGCATGCTTTCGACGCTGCGCAGATAGCGGGCAATACCGTTGTGGTAAGGAAAATGCCTGAAGGCACTCCGTTTGTTACCCTTGATGAAGTTGAACGTAAATTGGGCGCTGAAGATCTGATGATCTGCAGTTCCTCGGAACCAATGTGTATCGCAGGCGTTTTTGGCGGCATCAGATCAGGCGTGAGCGGTTCAACTACTGCCGTTTTTCTTGAGAGTGCCTGTTTCAATCCCGTATCTGTCAGGAAGACCTCGAAACTGCATATGCTGAAGACCGATGCCTCCTTCAGGTTTGAGCGGGGTACCGACCCTGAAATCACCGTAACAGCTTTGAAAAGGGCTGCATTGCTAATTAAGGAGATATGCGGGGGTGAAATATCAACAGGGGTGGTTGATGTCTATCCTGAACCTGTGATTCATCGCAGAATCAACCTGTCTTATGACTATGTAAACCGGTTTACCGGACAGGAAATTCCGGAAGCGGACATCAAAGTCATTCTCAAAGGACTTGAGATCGGAATTGTTTCAGAATCTGCCGGGGGGCTGGAACTTGACATTCCTCCGTTTAAAGTAGATGTTTTCGGCATTGCAGATGTCATTGAAGAAATCCTCCGCATATACGGATACAATAAAATTGAAGCCGGAGATAAACTGAATTCGAGCATTTCGTATCATCAGCGCCCTGACAGGGAGAAGTTGCAGAACCTGGTCGCAGATTACCTGAGTAGTAATGGATTTAATGAGATCATGACCAATTCGCTGAGCAGCTCGGCTTACTATGAAGGCGGTGCATGGTTTGACCCGGAAAAGTGTGTGAAGATGCTTAATCCGCTTTCGCGTGAACTTGATGTTATGCGGCAAACCCTGCTTTTCAGTGGCCTTGAATCGGTAGCCTATAACCTGAACCGCAGGCAGCTGAATCTTAAATTTTACGAATTCGGGACTGTATATGAGCAAACCGGTGCCAATGTAAAGGGAGATATTGTCAGGAGCTACCGCGAGCAGAAACTGCTTGCCCTTTTTGTAACAGGACGGTTGGTGCCCGAAAGCTGGTACAACAGCGAAAGTTCAGCGGATTTTTATCAGTTGCGTTCATACGTCACCGCTTTGCTGGCAAAAACAGGCATCGATCAGCGGCGACTTCAGGTTGCTGAAAGCCTGCCGCCCTTTTTTACAGCAGGGAGTGTTTATACGCTGAACGGGAAAGCCATTTATTGTATCGGGCGTCTTCATGTCAAATTACTGAAGCAGTTCGGGATTGGTCAGCCTGTGTTTTATGCGGGTATCCACTGGGATAACCTTATCGGAGTTATCCGGAATCATTCGGTCAGCTACAGCGAGGTATCCAGATTCCCCGAGGTTCGACGCGATCTGGCGCTCGTGCTTGATAAATCAGTGAAATATGCTGATCTGGAGGCTGTTGCTTTCAGGACAGGTAAGCAGTTGCTAAAAAAAGTTAACCTCTTTGATGTTTACGAGGGCGATAAAATAGAGGCCGGCAAAAAATCATACGCCATCAGCTTTATCCTTCAGGATGAAACCAAAACCCTGACCGACAAGGAGATTGATAAATTTATGGATCGTCTGGCCGCGGCGCTTGAAACGGAAACCGGCGCCAGGGTGCGCAGGTAA
- the recG gene encoding ATP-dependent DNA helicase RecG, translated as MVRHILDTPVEYLKGIGPSRAEMLRKEIEIRTFGDLLHYYPFRYVDRSKFYTVREIDSDAAWVQLKGRITAIQSVGSERVSRLVMTFRDSSGETELVFFQGLKWIREKVQVGREYIVFGKPNLFQGKYNFTHPDIEPADEEIQVHQEPLQPYYSTSEKLKSRGFTPRNFVRIMRTLLSQVYQAIPETLSPQLIRQAKLISRAEALFNIHFPRDPQSLAKSQERIKFDELFFIQLQLLRLKYIRMDKVKSRSFVKIGEFFNSFYRNNLPFELTNAQKKVIREIRADLGSGKQMNRLLQGDVGSGKTLVALMSMLIALDNDCQACLMAPTEILASQHYKTISRMLQGLTVEVALLTGSTRKALRADLHTRLQDGRLQILIGTHALIEEQVQFNNLGLVVIDEQHRFGVAQRARLWEKSAIPPHVLVMTATPIPRTLAMTLYGDLDVSVIDELPPGRKPVKTYHFYEKDRLKVFRFMKEQISQGRQVYVVYPIINESDKLELQDLMDGMDTVSRYFPLPEYQISIVHGQLKAAEKESEMKRFLEKKTQIMVATTVIEVGVDVPNASVMVIENAERFGLSQLHQLRGRVGRGADQSHCILMSSYKLTIDGRKRLETMVRTTDGFEIAEVDLHLRGPGDLQGTQQSGLVGLKLASLVKDEKLLRLARELAYRTLDEDPKLERPENQPMVKHLQSSEFDWGKIS; from the coding sequence ATGGTCAGGCATATCCTCGATACACCGGTTGAATATCTGAAAGGCATTGGCCCTTCGCGGGCTGAAATGCTGCGGAAGGAGATTGAAATCAGGACCTTTGGAGATCTGTTGCATTATTATCCTTTCCGCTATGTTGACAGGAGCAAATTTTATACTGTAAGGGAGATAGACTCCGATGCCGCCTGGGTACAGCTCAAAGGCCGGATAACTGCCATACAGTCTGTTGGCTCGGAGAGGGTTTCCAGGTTGGTTATGACTTTTCGCGACAGCAGCGGAGAGACCGAACTTGTTTTTTTTCAGGGATTGAAATGGATCAGGGAAAAAGTTCAGGTTGGCCGGGAATATATCGTTTTTGGCAAGCCAAACCTTTTTCAGGGTAAGTACAATTTTACCCATCCCGATATTGAGCCCGCCGATGAGGAGATACAGGTTCATCAGGAGCCTCTTCAGCCTTACTATTCAACTTCGGAGAAATTAAAGAGCCGGGGCTTCACGCCCAGGAATTTCGTCAGGATTATGCGGACTTTATTGTCGCAGGTATATCAAGCCATACCTGAAACATTGAGTCCGCAGTTAATACGTCAGGCGAAGTTAATATCCAGGGCTGAGGCATTGTTCAATATACATTTTCCCCGAGATCCGCAAAGCCTGGCAAAATCACAGGAAAGGATCAAGTTTGATGAGCTTTTCTTTATTCAGTTGCAGCTGCTCCGACTTAAGTACATTAGAATGGATAAGGTTAAAAGCCGTTCTTTTGTCAAAATCGGGGAGTTTTTTAACTCATTTTATCGCAATAACCTTCCGTTCGAACTTACCAACGCCCAGAAAAAGGTAATCAGGGAGATCAGGGCAGACCTGGGTAGCGGGAAACAGATGAACCGGTTACTGCAGGGGGATGTGGGGAGCGGAAAAACTCTTGTAGCGCTGATGAGCATGCTGATAGCCCTGGATAATGACTGTCAGGCATGCCTGATGGCACCGACCGAAATTCTGGCTTCGCAGCACTATAAAACAATCAGCCGGATGCTGCAGGGTTTAACTGTTGAAGTCGCCCTGCTTACCGGATCTACCCGTAAGGCGTTGCGTGCTGATCTGCATACCCGTTTGCAGGATGGGCGGTTGCAGATACTTATCGGGACACATGCCCTGATCGAGGAGCAGGTGCAGTTTAATAACCTTGGATTGGTTGTGATTGATGAGCAGCACCGCTTTGGGGTCGCCCAGCGGGCCAGGCTCTGGGAGAAAAGTGCAATACCGCCCCATGTGCTGGTAATGACCGCCACTCCCATTCCGCGAACCCTGGCAATGACCCTTTACGGCGATCTGGATGTTTCGGTTATTGATGAATTGCCCCCCGGCAGGAAACCGGTGAAGACTTATCATTTCTACGAAAAAGACCGGCTGAAAGTATTCCGGTTTATGAAGGAACAGATAAGCCAGGGCCGGCAGGTATATGTGGTTTACCCCATTATCAACGAATCGGATAAACTGGAGCTTCAGGACCTTATGGATGGGATGGATACCGTTTCCAGGTATTTCCCCCTGCCTGAATATCAGATCAGTATTGTTCATGGCCAACTGAAGGCTGCAGAGAAAGAAAGTGAGATGAAACGCTTTCTGGAGAAAAAGACCCAGATTATGGTGGCCACCACTGTGATTGAGGTCGGGGTAGATGTGCCCAATGCATCGGTGATGGTTATAGAAAATGCAGAACGCTTCGGGCTTTCCCAACTCCACCAGCTTCGCGGACGCGTCGGCCGGGGCGCCGATCAGTCGCACTGTATCCTGATGAGTAGTTATAAACTTACCATTGACGGCAGGAAGCGCCTCGAAACCATGGTGCGCACCACTGACGGCTTTGAGATCGCCGAGGTAGACCTTCATTTGCGCGGACCCGGTGATTTGCAGGGCACACAACAAAGCGGGCTGGTCGGACTGAAACTTGCCAGTCTCGTGAAAGATGAGAAACTGCTCCGGCTGGCAAGGGAACTTGCTTACCGCACCCTGGATGAGGATCCCAAGCTCGAAAGACCTGAAAACCAGCCAATGGTGAAACACCTGCAAAGCAGTGAATTTGACTGGGGGAAGATTAGTTGA